One window of Leptotrichia sp. oral taxon 498 genomic DNA carries:
- a CDS encoding amino acid ABC transporter permease, whose protein sequence is MTFFQIFFELVKTLPSMFLLYITTIVFSVPLGILGALSYTGKNKIIKFLISTYTWIFRGTPLMLQLLMVYYGLPLIKIKGYSITLTAYMAVAITFVINYAAYLIEIIRSGLESIDKGQHEAAKVLGYTYWQKIIYIILPQALRRVLPTLGNEAITLIKDTSLMYILAVTEVMKRTKDLANISYTITPYICAIIIYLILSFCIDRLFKVIEKRNKVRI, encoded by the coding sequence ATGACCTTTTTTCAAATATTTTTTGAACTTGTAAAGACATTGCCAAGTATGTTTCTATTGTATATAACAACGATAGTATTTTCCGTCCCGTTAGGAATTTTAGGTGCGCTGTCATATACTGGGAAAAATAAAATTATAAAATTTTTGATTTCAACTTACACTTGGATTTTTCGTGGAACGCCGCTTATGCTGCAACTTTTGATGGTGTACTATGGATTGCCGCTTATAAAAATAAAAGGATATAGTATAACTTTGACTGCTTATATGGCTGTTGCAATAACATTTGTGATAAATTATGCAGCGTATCTTATTGAAATTATAAGAAGTGGACTTGAGAGCATTGATAAAGGGCAGCACGAAGCTGCAAAAGTCTTGGGTTATACATATTGGCAAAAAATAATTTATATTATTTTGCCACAGGCGCTAAGAAGAGTTCTTCCCACTCTGGGAAATGAAGCGATTACCCTTATAAAAGACACATCGCTTATGTATATTTTGGCTGTTACAGAAGTTATGAAGAGAACAAAAGATTTGGCGAATATTTCTTACACAATAACTCCTTATATTTGTGCAATTATCATTTATTTGATTTTGAGTTTTTGTATTGACAGATTGTTTAAAGTTATTGAAAAACGAAATAAAGTTAGAATATAA
- a CDS encoding amino acid ABC transporter ATP-binding protein: MIEVKNLRKNFGKNEVLHDINLTVNRGEVVSLIGPSGSGKSTILRCIIDLETITSGDILIEGKNLKDRKLKKEILLKTGMVFQSFNLFPHMTVRNNIVRTLKLVKKSSVGEAAKIAKEVLEVVGLADKIDNFPSELSGGQRQRVAIARALALRPDILLFDEPTSALDPELVKEVLDIIRKLKNERITMLIVSHEMNFVKEISDKVVVLENGKILEKGTSKQIFENPESHRVKEFLNTIY, translated from the coding sequence ATAATTGAAGTAAAAAATTTGAGAAAAAATTTTGGTAAAAATGAAGTCTTGCACGATATAAATTTGACTGTTAATAGAGGGGAAGTCGTTTCGCTTATAGGACCTTCAGGAAGTGGAAAATCTACAATTTTGAGATGTATCATTGATTTGGAGACAATTACCAGCGGCGATATTCTTATCGAAGGGAAAAATTTGAAGGATAGAAAATTAAAAAAAGAGATTTTATTAAAAACAGGGATGGTTTTTCAATCATTCAATTTATTTCCGCATATGACGGTGAGAAATAATATTGTGAGAACACTAAAATTGGTAAAAAAATCTTCTGTGGGTGAAGCTGCAAAAATTGCAAAAGAAGTTTTGGAAGTCGTTGGACTTGCCGATAAAATTGATAATTTTCCGAGTGAGCTTTCGGGAGGGCAAAGACAGAGAGTGGCAATTGCTAGAGCGCTGGCACTTAGACCTGATATTTTGCTTTTTGATGAGCCGACTTCGGCACTTGATCCAGAGCTTGTAAAAGAAGTCTTAGATATTATAAGAAAATTGAAGAATGAAAGAATAACAATGTTAATTGTAAGTCACGAGATGAATTTTGTGAAAGAAATTTCAGATAAAGTTGTCGTTTTGGAAAATGGGAAAATATTGGAAAAAGGAACTTCTAAACAAATTTTTGAAAATCCAGAATCTCACCGTGTAAAAGAATTTTTAAATACAATTTATTAA
- a CDS encoding amino acid ABC transporter substrate-binding protein codes for MKKVLLLMIAALLFVMCSVKKDEKKEVSKDGIPKKIIVGLDDSFVPMGFKNEKGEIVGFDIDLARAVAKKIGSEVEFKPINWDSKILDLNAGNIDLIWNGLTITDERKKETEMSNPYLTVHQLIVARAGEKIENKNDLIGKNVGSQTQSSGEEAVKKSGFDKKFKEFKTYAQYDQAFMDLDARRVDAIVADEVLAKYTKKVKETQAKKELYKILKEDFGQEEYAVAAKKGNTKLIDAINKAIEELKKDGTYQQIYSKWFKD; via the coding sequence ATGAAAAAAGTATTATTACTAATGATCGCGGCGCTGTTGTTTGTAATGTGCAGTGTTAAAAAAGATGAAAAAAAAGAAGTTAGTAAAGATGGAATCCCAAAAAAAATTATTGTGGGACTTGATGACTCATTTGTTCCGATGGGATTCAAAAATGAAAAAGGTGAAATTGTGGGATTTGACATTGACTTAGCTCGTGCAGTTGCTAAAAAAATTGGAAGTGAAGTTGAGTTTAAACCGATAAACTGGGATTCTAAAATTTTGGACTTGAATGCAGGAAATATAGATTTGATTTGGAATGGACTTACTATTACAGATGAAAGAAAAAAGGAGACAGAAATGTCTAATCCTTATTTGACAGTGCATCAACTTATTGTTGCAAGAGCTGGTGAAAAAATTGAAAATAAAAATGATTTAATTGGAAAAAATGTTGGAAGCCAGACTCAGAGCAGTGGGGAAGAAGCTGTGAAAAAATCTGGATTTGACAAGAAATTTAAAGAATTTAAAACATACGCTCAATATGACCAGGCGTTTATGGATTTAGATGCTAGAAGAGTGGATGCAATTGTAGCAGATGAAGTTTTGGCAAAATATACAAAAAAAGTAAAAGAAACACAAGCTAAAAAAGAGTTATATAAAATTTTAAAAGAAGATTTTGGACAGGAAGAATATGCGGTTGCTGCTAAAAAAGGAAATACAAAACTGATTGATGCAATTAATAAAGCAATTGAAGAATTGAAAAAAGACGGGACTTATCAGCAAATTTATTCAAAATGGTTTAAAGATTAA
- a CDS encoding DUF3829 domain-containing protein produces MKKNIFIGVLALLVTVSCGKKDGSKSGAKDKAQITYVKDDLSSDRLSKYTEYVRISEVPNSDEWLMLFDGIDEGKFKNANGEVLTNLKGNDAVENIKSSVKLLGNQIRDLEDVMQRNPKFETIDKNAENLLKSLVEEQKVLNEIDDYFEKGEYKADNLGKVKELNDKYKLVSQTRKENDKILTTSLQEMSILLNKKLAEKFEKNNKKVKSSVVQFVNDINKFSEEAFSKNNLSYDENEIANLEKLKEEVKKSYKNIEILTFEDARKENISKESYEKLKKNAKILTESIENMIKSIRAKNIEATVKNASNILGSETDLKNIYGTLIMK; encoded by the coding sequence ATGAAAAAAAATATTTTTATTGGAGTTTTAGCATTACTCGTCACAGTTTCATGCGGAAAAAAGGATGGCAGTAAAAGTGGTGCAAAAGATAAAGCGCAAATTACTTATGTCAAAGATGATTTAAGTTCCGACCGTCTATCTAAATATACGGAGTATGTGAGAATAAGCGAAGTACCTAATTCAGATGAATGGCTTATGCTATTTGATGGAATTGATGAGGGAAAATTTAAAAATGCAAATGGAGAGGTTTTAACTAATTTAAAAGGGAATGATGCCGTTGAAAATATAAAAAGTTCAGTAAAATTGCTGGGAAACCAAATTCGAGATTTGGAAGATGTGATGCAAAGAAATCCAAAATTTGAAACTATTGACAAAAATGCGGAAAATCTTTTGAAATCGCTTGTTGAAGAACAAAAGGTGCTAAACGAGATAGACGATTATTTTGAAAAAGGTGAGTATAAAGCAGATAATTTGGGAAAAGTAAAAGAATTGAATGATAAATATAAATTAGTCTCACAGACAAGAAAAGAAAATGACAAAATTTTGACAACTTCATTGCAGGAAATGTCGATTTTGTTAAATAAAAAATTAGCTGAAAAATTTGAGAAAAATAATAAAAAAGTTAAATCAAGTGTAGTTCAATTTGTAAATGACATAAATAAATTTTCAGAAGAGGCATTTTCAAAAAATAATTTAAGCTACGATGAAAATGAGATTGCAAATTTGGAAAAATTAAAAGAAGAAGTAAAAAAATCGTATAAAAATATTGAAATTCTAACTTTTGAAGATGCTAGAAAAGAAAATATAAGCAAGGAAAGCTATGAGAAACTTAAGAAAAATGCCAAGATATTGACTGAAAGCATAGAAAATATGATAAAATCCATAAGAGCCAAAAATATTGAAGCAACAGTCAAAAATGCAAGTAATATTTTAGGAAGTGAAACAGACTTAAAAAATATCTATGGAACATTAATAATGAAATAA
- a CDS encoding methionine ABC transporter ATP-binding protein, producing the protein MESFIEIKDLVKKYKLADGKEIFAVNNINLEIEKGDIYGIMGLSGAGKSTLIRLLNRLEEPTSGQILVEENADSNGTDSDFSKKNILEFNEAELREYRKKTGMIFQHFNLLNSRNVAQNVAFPLEISGWQKADIDKRVDELLEIVGLSDRKENYPEQLSGGQKQRVAIARALANNPKILLSDEATSALDPRTTNSILDLLKQINKDFGITIILITHQMEVIRKICNKVAIMSNGEIVESGTTKQIFLSPKNELTKEFVAHLSHDTFRTEEEIKRRKENSSGGKLRLKLKYNEEQVSRSYIAELIRTFDVEVNILGGFIDKVSNIIIGNLLIEITANEKKVHEIIDWLTKHKIDSEVL; encoded by the coding sequence TTGGAAAGTTTTATAGAAATAAAAGATTTGGTAAAAAAGTATAAATTAGCCGATGGAAAAGAGATTTTTGCAGTAAATAACATAAATCTTGAGATTGAAAAGGGCGATATTTATGGAATTATGGGGCTTAGCGGCGCTGGAAAATCAACACTTATAAGGCTATTAAATAGGCTTGAGGAACCGACTTCAGGACAGATTCTGGTTGAAGAAAATGCTGATTCAAATGGTACAGACTCTGATTTTTCAAAAAAGAATATTTTGGAATTTAATGAAGCGGAACTTAGAGAATACAGGAAAAAAACTGGAATGATATTTCAACACTTCAATTTGTTAAATTCGAGAAATGTTGCACAAAATGTTGCGTTTCCGCTAGAAATTTCTGGGTGGCAAAAAGCTGATATTGATAAAAGAGTGGATGAATTGCTTGAAATTGTTGGGCTTTCAGACAGAAAAGAAAATTATCCTGAACAACTTTCAGGAGGGCAAAAGCAAAGAGTGGCAATTGCTAGGGCTTTAGCGAATAATCCTAAAATACTTCTGTCTGATGAAGCGACTTCAGCGCTTGACCCTAGAACTACAAATTCAATTTTAGATTTATTAAAACAGATAAATAAAGATTTTGGGATAACTATTATTCTAATTACTCACCAAATGGAAGTGATTAGAAAAATATGTAACAAAGTTGCGATTATGTCGAATGGGGAAATTGTTGAAAGTGGAACTACAAAACAAATATTTTTAAGTCCCAAAAATGAACTAACTAAAGAATTTGTCGCTCACTTGTCACACGATACTTTTAGAACGGAAGAAGAAATTAAGAGAAGAAAAGAAAATAGCAGTGGCGGTAAACTAAGATTAAAATTAAAATATAACGAAGAGCAAGTTAGCCGTTCTTATATTGCAGAACTTATAAGAACTTTCGATGTGGAAGTAAATATTTTAGGTGGCTTTATTGACAAAGTAAGCAACATCATAATTGGAA
- a CDS encoding fructose bisphosphate aldolase, which yields MKKRLERMRNGKGFIAALDQSGGSTPKALKLYGIDESEYSNDTEMFDLIHKMRTRIIKSPAFSDKEIVGAILFEQTMDRKIDDKYTADFLWEEKGVLPFLKVDKGLEELEDGVQIMKPIPGLDDLLSRANERHIFGTKMRSVIKKASQTGIAKVVDQQFEVADKIIAAGLVPIIEPEVDIHNVDKAECETILKNEIKKHLDKLPETSNVMLKVTLPTVENFYEDLTKHPRVVRVVALSGGYPRKEANEILAKNKGVIASFSRALTEGLSAQQSDDEFNKDLAKAIKEIYEASVK from the coding sequence ATGAAAAAAAGATTAGAAAGAATGAGAAATGGTAAAGGATTTATTGCAGCATTGGATCAAAGTGGTGGAAGTACTCCGAAAGCATTAAAATTATATGGAATTGATGAAAGCGAGTATTCTAATGATACAGAAATGTTTGACTTAATTCATAAAATGAGAACAAGAATCATAAAAAGTCCTGCTTTTAGTGATAAGGAAATTGTAGGAGCTATTTTATTTGAGCAAACTATGGATAGAAAAATTGATGATAAATATACAGCTGACTTTTTGTGGGAAGAAAAAGGAGTTTTACCTTTCTTGAAAGTTGACAAGGGACTAGAAGAATTGGAAGATGGAGTTCAAATTATGAAACCTATCCCAGGATTGGACGATCTTTTGAGCCGAGCAAATGAAAGACATATTTTCGGAACAAAAATGCGTTCTGTTATTAAAAAAGCGTCTCAAACAGGAATTGCAAAAGTTGTAGACCAGCAATTTGAAGTTGCAGATAAAATTATTGCAGCTGGTCTTGTTCCAATTATTGAGCCAGAAGTAGATATTCATAATGTTGACAAAGCAGAATGTGAAACTATTTTGAAAAATGAAATCAAAAAACATCTTGATAAATTACCTGAAACTTCAAATGTTATGTTAAAAGTTACACTTCCAACAGTTGAAAACTTTTATGAAGATTTGACAAAACATCCAAGAGTTGTAAGAGTTGTTGCATTATCAGGAGGTTATCCAAGAAAAGAAGCAAACGAAATTCTTGCTAAAAATAAAGGAGTTATCGCAAGTTTCTCAAGAGCATTAACTGAAGGATTGTCAGCACAACAAAGTGATGATGAATTTAATAAAGATTTGGCAAAAGCTATTAAAGAAATTTATGAAGCATCTGTAAAATAA
- a CDS encoding HAD family hydrolase, which translates to MTKNIAAFFDIDGTIYRDSLLIEHFKMLLKYQYIDMTSWELKVKEKFSKWENRTGDYDDYLDELVRTYTEALKNFSKSDMDFIAKRVMELKGDKVYRYTRERLLFHKNENHKVIIISGSPDFLVSKLAIKYGVKDYRASIYKVNKNGIFTGEVVPMWDAESKQKAISDFVKKYNIDLKKSYAYGDTTGDLTMFKNVGNAIAINPAKKLLEKIKKDIDLSEKVKIIVERKDVIYSLNAKVEIL; encoded by the coding sequence ATGACGAAGAATATAGCGGCTTTTTTTGATATAGATGGGACGATTTACAGAGATTCGCTATTAATTGAACATTTTAAAATGTTACTGAAATATCAATATATAGATATGACGAGCTGGGAGCTGAAAGTAAAAGAAAAATTTTCTAAGTGGGAAAATAGAACTGGAGACTATGATGATTATTTAGATGAGCTTGTTAGAACGTATACAGAAGCGTTAAAAAATTTTAGTAAAAGTGATATGGATTTTATAGCAAAAAGGGTAATGGAATTAAAAGGCGACAAAGTCTATCGCTATACAAGGGAAAGACTTTTATTTCACAAAAATGAAAATCATAAGGTCATCATAATTTCTGGGAGCCCAGATTTTCTGGTAAGTAAACTTGCTATAAAATATGGAGTCAAGGATTATCGTGCTTCTATTTATAAAGTTAATAAAAATGGGATTTTTACGGGGGAAGTGGTGCCGATGTGGGATGCCGAAAGTAAGCAAAAAGCAATTTCTGATTTCGTAAAAAAATATAATATTGATTTAAAGAAATCTTACGCCTATGGAGATACGACGGGTGATTTGACAATGTTTAAGAATGTGGGAAACGCCATTGCAATTAATCCTGCAAAAAAGTTGCTAGAAAAAATAAAAAAAGATATAGATCTGAGTGAAAAAGTTAAAATTATAGTTGAAAGAAAAGATGTTATCTATAGTTTGAATGCAAAAGTTGAAATTTTATAA
- a CDS encoding ABC transporter permease has translation MDFLESLKLSLSNLFSYKVRSFLTMLGIIIGIGAVIMMSSLGAGMKQNITGDLNKLGVGNFNVSIDTSPGQTYKSEDLMTEKDIENIKKIEEVEAVSPTSSAFARIEVDGNTKMFMGTGVTQDYFKISNFTIVKGRKFLPSEYKKDGRFIIIDSSTAEQLYPDENPIGKKVTLNFKKNRYELVIVGVYKDPYSSLNFGGGGGAPSSGLIPNQFLVFVNGGEQNKFEELQVKVASANSLNIAMAEVKDLMSRRGSSPDIYNVRSESSGLDQFNNILNMVTLFISGVAGISLFVGGIGVMNIMLVSVTERIREVGLRKALGARTKDILVQFLIEAVILTFFGGIIGVIIGYSLALLIGIFIKTSPILSPGVVFVCIFVSTMLGLAFGVYPAKKAAKLEPMEALRTD, from the coding sequence ATGGATTTTTTGGAATCGCTAAAGTTGTCTTTATCCAATTTATTTAGTTATAAAGTGAGGTCATTTTTGACGATGTTAGGTATAATAATTGGAATTGGAGCAGTTATTATGATGTCATCATTGGGAGCTGGAATGAAGCAAAATATAACGGGAGACTTAAATAAGCTGGGAGTGGGAAATTTTAACGTTTCGATTGATACCTCTCCTGGACAAACTTATAAAAGCGAAGATCTGATGACAGAAAAAGATATTGAAAATATAAAAAAAATAGAAGAAGTTGAAGCGGTTAGTCCAACTTCCAGTGCCTTTGCCAGAATTGAAGTTGATGGAAATACAAAAATGTTTATGGGAACGGGAGTTACACAAGATTATTTTAAGATATCAAATTTTACTATAGTAAAAGGAAGAAAATTTTTACCAAGCGAGTATAAAAAAGATGGAAGATTCATAATAATTGACAGTTCTACAGCAGAGCAGCTGTATCCAGATGAAAACCCGATAGGAAAGAAGGTAACTCTAAACTTTAAAAAGAACAGATATGAATTAGTCATTGTCGGAGTGTATAAAGATCCCTATTCAAGTCTAAATTTTGGAGGTGGAGGAGGTGCGCCATCGAGTGGACTTATACCAAACCAGTTTTTAGTGTTTGTCAATGGAGGAGAGCAAAATAAGTTTGAAGAACTGCAAGTAAAGGTGGCTTCTGCAAATTCATTAAATATCGCAATGGCGGAAGTTAAAGATTTGATGTCAAGAAGGGGAAGTTCTCCTGATATATATAATGTGAGATCAGAAAGTTCTGGATTAGATCAATTTAATAATATCTTAAATATGGTAACTTTATTTATAAGCGGAGTTGCTGGAATTTCACTATTTGTCGGTGGAATTGGAGTAATGAACATTATGCTTGTCAGCGTTACCGAAAGAATAAGGGAAGTTGGCCTAAGAAAAGCACTGGGAGCCAGAACGAAGGACATTCTTGTGCAATTTTTGATTGAAGCGGTAATCTTAACATTTTTTGGAGGTATAATTGGAGTTATAATTGGGTATTCTTTGGCACTTTTAATTGGTATCTTTATTAAGACATCTCCAATATTAAGTCCAGGTGTAGTGTTTGTATGTATATTTGTTTCTACAATGTTAGGACTTGCATTTGGAGTTTATCCAGCTAAAAAAGCGGCAAAATTGGAACCTATGGAAGCACTTAGAACAGATTAG